A window of the Apodemus sylvaticus chromosome 15, mApoSyl1.1, whole genome shotgun sequence genome harbors these coding sequences:
- the Tbx1 gene encoding T-box transcription factor TBX1 produces the protein MDARSPLSARASAFSIASLVAAEASEGTAHRGPRPSDRAKLRRLPGSPAGMHFSTVTRDMEAFAASSLSGLGAPSPGADPFGPREPPPPRYDPCAAAPGAPGAPGPLPPPRAYPFAPAPGAAGSSAAESEGPGASRAAAAKGPVKKNPKVASVSVQLEMKALWDEFNQLGTEMIVTKAGRRMFPTFQVKLFGMDPMADYMLLMDFVPVDDKRYRYAFHSSSWLVAGKADPATPGRVHYHPDSPAKGAQWMKQIVSFDKLKLTNNLLDDNGHIILNSMHRYQPRFHVVYVDPRKDSEKYAEENFKTFVFEETRFTAVTAYQNHRITQLKIASNPFAKGFRDCDPEDWPRNHRPGALPLVSAFARSRNPVASPTQPNGADKDAAEARREFDRDSGPTALGDATHPPQLLARVLSPALPGPGGLVPLPGGSGGRHSPPHADLRLEAPGASEPLHHHPYKYPAAAYDHYLGAKSRPAPYPLPGLRGHGYHPHAHPHAHPHHHHHPAVNPAAAAAAAAAAANVYSSAAAPPGAYDYCPR, from the exons ATGGACGCGCGGAGCCCGCTGTCTGCCCGGGCCAGCGCGTTCAGCATCGCCTCTCTTGTTGCAGCCGAGGCCTCGGAGGGCACCGCCCACCGGGGCCCCAGGCCCTCGGACCGGGCGAAACTTCGCCGGCTACCGGGATCCCCAGCCGGGATGCACTTCAGCACAGTCACCAGGGACATGGAAG CCTTCGCGGCCAGCAGTCTGAGCGGCCTGGGAGCCCCGTCGCCTGGCGCCGACCCGTTCGGCCCTCGCGAGCCGCCGCCACCGCGCTACGATCCGTGCGCTGCCGCCCCGGGTGCCCCGGGTGCCCCGGGCCCGCTGCCGCCGCCGCGCGCCTACCCTTTCGCGCCCGCCCCCGGGGCGGCTGGCAGCTCGGCGGCGGAGTCCGAGGGTCCGGGGGCTAGCCGCGCGGCCGCAGCCAAGGGACCGGTGAAGAAGAACCCGAAGGTGGCCAGCGTGAGCGTGCAGCTGGAGATGAAGGCGCTGTGGGACGAGTTCAATCAGCTGGGCACCGAGATGATCGTCACCAAGGCAGGCAG acgAATGTTCCCCACCTTCCAAGTGAAGCTTTTCGGAATGGACCCCATGGCTGACTACATGTTACTCATGGACTTTGTGCCTGTGGATGACAAGCGCTACCG GTATGCCTTCCACAGCTCCTCCTGGCTGGTGGCTGGCAAGGCGGATCCGGCCACCCCTGGCCGAGTGCACTACCACCCCGACTCGCCGGCCAAGGGCGCGCAGTGGATGAAGCAAATTGTGTCTTTCGACAAGCTGAAGCTGACCAACAACCTACTGGACGACAACGGCCAC ATTATTCTCAACTCCATGCACAGATATCAGCCCCGCTTCCATGTTGTCTATGTGGACCCTCGAAAAGACAGTGAGAAATACGCAGAGGAGAACTTCAAAACTTTTGTGTTTGAGGAGACACGCTTCACTGCAGTCACTGCCTACCAGAATCACCGG ATCACGCAGCTTAAGATTGCTAGCAACCCCTTCGCCAAAGGCTTCCGGGACTGCGACCCGGAGGACTG gCCCCGGAACCACCGGCCCGGAGCGCTGCCGCTTGTGAGTGCCTTTGCTCGCTCTCGGAATCCCGTGGCTTCCCCCACGCAGCCCAACGGCGCGGACAAAG ACGCGGCAGAAGCCCGGCGCGAGTTTGACCGTGACTCTGGACCCACAGCGCTCGGCGACGCCACGCACCCGCCGCAGCTGCTGGCGCGCGTGCTGAGTCCCGCACTGCCTGGGCCTGGCGGCCTCGTCCCGCTACCCGGCGGATCTGGAGGCCGCCACAGTCCCCCGCACGCCGATCTGCGCCTAGAGGCTCCGGGCGCGTCCGAGCCGCTACACCACCATCCCTACAAGTACCCGGCCGCCGCCTACGACCACTACCTCGGGGCCAAGAGCCGGCCGGCGCCCTACCCGCTGCCAGGCCTGCGCGGCCACGGCTACCACCCGCACGCGCACCCGCACGCTCAcccgcaccaccaccaccacccagcggtGAACCcggccgccgccgcagccgccgctgCCGCAGCAGCCAACGTGTACTCGTCGGCGGCCGCGCCGCCCGGTGCCTACGACTACTGCCCCAGATAG